GAATTCTtgagaggtaaactctcctcctttatctgaacGCAAACATTTAAGTTTGAACTCTGATTCTCTCTCCACCATTTTACgaaagattttgaacttttcaaaggcttctgatttgtgtttgagaaaagtTACCCAAACCATTCTTGTGtagtcatcaataaacaacatgaagtATTTTTCACCATTGATGGACTagtcctagtaggaccacatagatcagtgtgaacTAGTTGCAAAGGTTTAGTAGAGGAATGTTCCTTTGACTTGAAGCTTACCTTTGTTTGTTTTCCTTTGATACACCCAGAACAAACAACATTTTCTAGTTTACTGAGCATTGGTAGTCCTCTTACATTTTGATAATTACTGATtctaaccagattatcaaaatttatgtgacctaAACATTTATGCcacaaccagttgtcttcaatTTGACCCATAAGACACATACCTTCATTTCTTTCATTATTTGATGAGTCAAGAAGATTATATATATTGCCATGTGTCCTTAATCCTGTTGCAACTGTTTTACCAGACTTGGTTTTGATTGCACAACCTTGTGAGTTGAATGAGACATTgtatccactatcacaaatttgactgacaCTGAACAGTTGTGTTTAAGGccttctacataatacacatcatgaagAGGTGTATCATCATTAAGAAGTACAAACCCTCTACCTTTTATTTGAATTCTAGAATTGTCACCAAACTTTACACAACCACCAGCATAGTCTTCAAGTTTCAAGAACTTGTCTTTATCCCCTGTCATGTGGTTAGAAAAACCACTATCAACAACCCATAAAGATTTCTTATTAGGTAGAAAAGCAGTTTGAACAAGCAAGGGTTGTTCTATGTTTTGAATTTGTTTGGGTCTCCAAACCTTTTCTGCAGTTGATTTATTTTGTCTGCACTGTCTAGAAATATGATCAATATCATTACACTTGAAACATCTGATAGTTTTAGGAAAGCCAAAATATTGATTGTGGCCAAACCTTGGTGGTTTAGGCATCATGAATTTGCAGGTGCTGATTTTGTGACCAAATCTGTTACAGAAAaaacaatatccattgaaaaaGGAATTAAACCTAAAATTATTCCACTTTCTTTCAAATAGATTTTTCTTGCTATTAGTTTTTACATTCTGATCTGCAGATTTTGAACATTCACCTATGTCAGCAGGCTATTTTTGTTTCCCTAGCATAGTATGCAAGTAAATGGTTCTTTCACATTCTTCAACTTGGTTTCTGAGAGATTTAACCTCCTATTTGAGTGCTTGAATCTCCTTTTCTTTATCAAAGAGTACTGAtcttgtaggtcccagggacaactgagagggggggggggcgttaatcagttgtctaataaattcaaaccaaaatcttattaaccaacttaatgcttaataccggtaagagaGTTAAATGAGccgataaacagtgttaacaggaaatgttgtactggtaagaattaatgcatgaaacataagcacaaagtcaaccacaacacatgacacaaatatttgttcgtggaaaccctgtaaggggaaagaccacggtgggaaaccttacccacaatcagatgatactactgcagatagtaagtgtacaaagaggggtttgcacatgcagaaaggccaatagcctagagctcactgctcaaacacaaatgggagtcacactgactacagttggatggttaaatccaatgagaatgtactacacaaaatagcatctttatatgttggattcagtaccggtgtaatgctgatatgcttctacaaaaacctaacttcagcttcaaatgatgtcttcatgtatatctctgcttgatctcacatatatccttccttaaatcttttttgcattccacatttgatcttacaaataagatcttacatttataccataccctaagaccaattttagtaggtcgactctacaagatattactgataaaacattttacaaataatacaatatctgatgcaataactgattgaacatgtcaacttaatgcttttataatgataataaatcatctccatagcgtgccatgctgatctggaaaagataaacctgccggtgtaaccctagataacctggacctatttgccggtaaaagcaaatatgcaaataagaatataccaatgatattacttcaaggaaaagtgtccacatgatgtctttgacattaccaagtgtcgtccatgtcattgcaggtaccaatgaacattatatcctaccagttaacCCTGtactggtgattgtttgaacagtttactgattgccagtgaatgttgctggatctcgaaagtaggtgtatttagcaggtgttgacatcaatgacaaaaccataccaaaataccaacagatttgAGATTCCCTATAACTCTTTTTGAGTCATCTAATTCAGTTTGAAGAGAGATAGTCAAATTATCTGAACTTTTCTCTTGAGAGGAGATgagtttcttgagttttttaaTTTCTTGAAGGGCACAAAGTAATTCACCTTCAAGATTTATCTCACAATTCTCTGAATCTGATTGACTATTCAATTTACTGACCATTTTACTACTTGCAGTTTTAGATGAATCAATTTCAGCCATGAATAAGGTTTCACCTTCATCACTTAGAGAGTCATCTGACTCATCATCATAGTCTTCTTTGTTGAATAgactctttttctttttaaaattgttaaagttGAATTTCTTCTTAGGACTGAAAGCCTTTTTCTTataatgtttttcattttgatCATCATCATTGTTTTGTTCAGCATGAGGACATTGGGCTGCAAAGTGACCAGCTTTGCCACAAGCAAAGTATTTCAGAGGCAACTTGCTTCTGTATTTCTTTTTGAGTTTTCTTACTAAGAGAGCCTCTAAGGAATCAGATAATTCAGATTCACTAATCACATCCTCTTTCTTCTCTGTTTTGAAGGCAGACTCTTTTAACAATGAACTAGCATTGTCAGCTTTATTTGTTCTCATTTCAAATGCAGTCAAGGTTCCTTGAAGATTATCTAGAGTAAGTTTattgaaatttttcttttcttcaaGAGCAGAGACTTTAGTTTCATATTTAGGCAATAGGGTTCTAATCACTTTCTTAACCACTGTGAATTCATCAACCTCTTCACTTAATCCTCTCATCCCATTTACAACTTCATCAATCCGTAGAAAGTATTCTGcaactttttcatcatctttcattctcATTTCCTCAAATTGAGTTTTGAGGGTGAGTATTTTAGACTGTTTGACTTTTTCATTACCTTGATAAATGTTTTCAAGtttttcccaaatctcatgtgtagatttgcaatgcatgattttaacaaagaCATCTTTGGTCAGCCCACACAAAATAGCATGTTGGGCTCTagcattcatttcatattgttTTTTTTCATTAGGATCGGTAGGTATAGTAGCAGGTACTGAGTACTTACTACAAACAATATTCCATACATCAAGGTCTAATGAAACCAGATATgtttccattctgattttccagatTACATAATCAGTTCCATCAAATAATGGAGCTCTAGTAATAGAAAACCCCTCTTGAATATGAGACATGATAAAAAAGACTCCCAAAAAACCAGGATCTATCCTAGGAAAGACCTAACCATGCAGGaccctacgctctgataccacttgttggaagtggaaacactctgagaggggggggggtgtgaatcagagTGATATAACTTTTAAACTTTTATGGCTTGATTGCAAGATTATAACAAATTGACCTTGgactaaatgaatgaaatgatgaagtagAGTGAACATTTAAcagaatgatatgcaacttaacTTATTAAAAGCATGAATTCATATTGTTCAATTAATTCTGAGTGAACAATCTTATAATGCTTTTTGAAACAAAACCTTCAAACTCTCAAAATGCAGATTTAACTTGTCTTTAACATTCAAACATCATACTTTGAATGAAAGTTTTAAACAGATGGACTCTTTGAATATTTGAACAAATAGGAACAATGAAAAAGTATCAGAGAAATGCAGGAACCAGATTTAACTTACAATAGAATGAAAATCTTGAACTTTTAACAACACAATCTGAGTATAAATTGGCATCACATAACACACAATTTTCctgagtggaaaaaccctcatggggtataaaaaacCACTCGAACCTGCTTGCTTTATTTCAACTCAATCATCAACTGATTACAATGGTGGAGATCAACTCAACACCTCAAACCAATAGCCAAGTCTATATTTGTATTCACCAATGATTTTAAAACTGCATATTTACTTGTAGTTCCACGACCATAGTTGAATACAAAACaagtttaagttttttttttacaaCAATACCCATTTCAATACTCATTGTATGAAACAGTGTTATACCTTTGTCATAAAAAACCAGAGTAATGTATCCCAAATAAAAACAATATATTTCATGAAATGTTTTTCTGCTATATCTTCCCACACAAGTAATGTCTCATATTTTTGTTTAAATAATGAAGCCAGTTGTAAACTTCAGAGGATACCCTCGAACTAGGGTAcctaaaccctagttagggtttcaaTTATACACATAATTTGTAGAAATATTTTGTTTTTTGAATCCCAAAATAAAACCaacttctttcattttttttaattgaaagtaACCGTAACCAATCTGTAGTAAACATTTTCCCTTTCTCGAAAACTATAAACCGTTTTCCTTCAAACTGAAATTAAACAATCTTTTCATTTCAATTTTCTTTTATCTTTCATGCAGAACTCTAAGCTAAGAAAGAGAAACGTGAATTATAATTCCTGAAAAATGGCGAATCGTAAAACCTGGAAAAATATCCTTGAAAATCTGCAAATACCTCCATGAAATGCGACCAAAAATGTCTCCATTCGAATATGCATAGCAAATAACCTGACATACTCCAAACCCACAAGGAGAAACTTCCAATAAATCCGCCTATAACTACCACAAAAACAAACTCCCATGGTGGCGCTACATAAAGGTTTCCATCGTTCAACAAAAAGACTCTTTTGTTTACCCTAAAAGCTTTCATTCGAACCCCAAGACATAATCAATCATATTTGAAGTCTgttaaaaaacataataataagatACATTTCCAAGTATCACTGCCCACGTGGATTGCCACTGACTCATCATTAAGTGCTTGAGTGGATTACCATGTCATCAAAATGAATAAAGTGTTTGACTGCTGTCAAAGTCTCATGCCAAGACAAAAAGTGcatgcaaaaaataatgaacacttttgtcatcaaggacaagcAAAAAAAAGGGCAACAATTCAGTCAGGATGAAAGAGTGATGGAGTGATCCATTTTTCTTCTCCTTATGCactctttcatcttgatgatggatcacaaagtgtaatCCTAATTGTTGATGCAAAACCTATCACACCCTATAATTTAGAAACAAGAACAATCAACAATATGGATTGTAAAAATCTAACTTCGTTAATATAAATGATGTCTTTGGTAAAAGTAATTCTAAACTGATAAAATTATATTGGTTTGAATGGGGATTTGAAgtaattatttttataaattctAGAgttttgtattattatttttttattatcttagatcattgaaaatgatattttattatgatattttattaAAGTTAGACCGTTTATTATGATATATTTTATTTGTAGTAATTTAGAAGAACCGATTTCATGAATACAATGATGAAatagtttttgcatcaacatttgggATCACACTTGGTCATGATGAAAGAGTGATGGAGTGATCCATTTTTCTTCTCTTTATGCATTCTTTCATCTTGATGATAGACCAAGGAGTGTGagctgaaacattgatgcaaaaactaTCACCTAATCTAAAAATAAGAATAGTCAACAATATGGATTGTTCATTAATATGAATGATACTTGAGAAATTAATAAGACATTAATATAAACAATCCAACATACATAAATTTAGTAGAAGTAatgtaaaatttaaataaataaaataacaataccaaaaagaattatctatttaataattctattttttattttaattaaatggatttatatatttttcttaatgaataaaattttgataatcttatAATTATATTACTTAAGATTTACTTTCatacttttaaattttttataaaaaaaataaaaaatttcaaagttaGAATCTCCTTTCACCATCTTTTAGTTATCGTTAATAAAAGTAATTTGAAACTTACCATTATTTGAATTGAATTTGGGTTGATTgggtttaattaatttaatattttaataaaaaagttTGAAATTGAACTTAGGGTATATTTTGTCATGTTATATTGATGATTGTGAGGTCTATTTTAATGTGTTTAATTATTAGTACAAATATCTTAAATCCATATTTTTTTAGTTGAGGATTTTTCATCATCTTTAGCCAAGAGTTAAAGACTTGATCCCAGATGGTTTCATTAAGAACTTTTCAACTTAACATAATTGTATCAATAATACTTGATTCTTATAAATAGTTTATATGTTATTTTATTTGGTAaacatccattttttaaaattattataattctaaaaaacaaatgaaaaatataataaattacttAATGGTTAGTTATTTTTTAGATAAAAGGTTTTTTTTCAAATTACTCCAAATACACAAATATATAACAAACAAAGTCACATATTTTTTTAACACAGAAGATACATGATTGAAAAACAAAAatctcaatttaaatttaaataaagaaataaacaaAGGAAAGCATAATTTACTTGTAATGTCGTTTGACTCAGACaagttatatatttatatttggtGTTACATATTATTTTCAATGTTAAATTTTAATACTTTGACATGTAAGTGACTCAAATTTAAGATAAAAGCTAAGAGTTTTTTTAACACAATCATTCCATTAACACATCCAAATGCAATTAATCAAAGTAATTTCAAGCATTTTAAGTCAATTTTATTTTGACTAGATataatcaattcttctatttgatatatatttattttcataacttttaattatgtaaatataattttaGTTTGTAAATGATTGATTTTGAGTTGATTAGATTTAagtagtttttattttttttaacaatataAAGATGATTTTGatctttataattttaaattcatttgcaatttgattattatatttttaaagtaTTATTATTTCAAATTTTATATTTGAGCCGCTTTtaagtaattttaatttttttgaatgaatGTGAAATTGATGTAGTTGGTGTAGACTCTAATGGATTAGCTAGTGTGCTAAGAGAAAGATCTAAGAATACTTCCATCTTAGAAGTGAAGGGTACTAGTAATTACTACCATGACTAATACAAATGTCAATATCTCTAAACTAAAGGTGCACATGTTTTTGTTGcattaaaaaatcatattaaaattgaTTTTAAGTTGATTAGATTTATAAATTTTCTAGTGTTATTATATTAAAAGTTATTACATTAATTATAATGTTAAGTTTTTTAGGACTTTAAGTAATGttaaaatcatcaatgaatgtctaTTTGAAGCAGTTTCTAACGGACCAGCTAGTGTTTTAAAAGGCAGATCTAAGAAGACATCCATTTCATAAGTTGGTGGAACTAGTACTATCATGCATAATAATGATGTAGATTTCAGTCGAGTAAGGGAATGTATTTGTTGTAGACTCTATAATACACTAGATTGTTGTGCTAATTGTTGTAGTACACCAATTTGTTATTAATGGATTAATTAGAGACCGTTTATGGTGAATGGAATTGTTGTGCTAATTATTATAATATGCCaatttgatattgatgaattaatCCGACACCACTTATGGTGCATGTATGTATAtttaatattgaaataaatgaatatgAATGATAATAAAAATTTCATATTGTTCCACTGTATTTTCATTTTATAGCATTTATATAGAACTTGattaaattatttgattaaacttcACTTTAGGAAGTTATAGATTTAAATTTGTAATGAGAAAAATTGCATGCCATGTCTTTATTTTTTGAGTCCATTTCAACTGGATTTTCCAATATCTAATAATTAGTCTATAAATGGCATATTCTTACATTCAATTCATATTGTGACCTTATCCTAGAATGTTCCAAACAACACTCATATCTAGTAACTAATTTTAATTCCTATATCTATCATTTTTCAGTTTGtttcaaatttgttgatgcattattAACCTAAGTCACTTAATTTCCTGTACCTaaatttgaatctttgaaaattaaaatatcaaGATTCAATTTGAGCCTTGCTAACCTTTTTCTACTAGCCATTGTTGTGTTGTAGAAATTATACTAATCTATTTAAAGTGgattaaattagattaattaatgtCATTTCATTTGATTTTACACATAGAAAGAATATCTAGATAACATAACAAAAGTGTTAATGACACTAAATAAGTAGAAATTGTAGGAGAAAAACATGCCAGGATGCCTAACAAAGTAAGTATATTCTTTCATGAGTTTGTCTTTATGTGTATGAAAACCAAGATATTGTTTTATAAAACCCTACAAAATAAACATGAACAACTAGAGAGAAGATACTAGAATGCAAAAGAAATTTAGTGAATAAATAAAATAGTTTAAAATGTGATAGATTAAGGAATTTGTTGAACATagatgaatattttaatatataatacaATTTAAGATAAGGAAAAGAGGGCAACTTCAAGAGGAGCCTATCAAAGTGGTCAGTGTCTTATTTAAGCTTTTTGGTTTCAATTGATAATCTCAATTAAAAAATATGTGCACCTAGCCCATGTGTTTAAGActcaatatatataaaaataagagCAATGCCAATAAACATTAGGTTTAgagaaacattttttattttatactatttatgaaaaaaatgtaaaaaataagaATATTGATAATATAAATTAGATCTAAAGATGGAGTGAGAGTAGAGGTGGGTGAGGGCAGGGGCACTTGGGAGTAGATTAGAAGATTTTTAATGAATATCATCAAGGTGCGAAAGAATGGAGAGAAACAATAAAAAGATGGGGCGACATGATGATGAAAGAAGAATGACAAAAAGGCAAATCTCTAGAAGGAAATGGAGTGAAGACAAATCATATCACACAAAGGGTTTATGAAAATGGTCGATGGGTGGACAAATGTGCACCTATACAGAGGATGAAGAAATCATATTCCCAAAAGCAAGAGAAT
The nucleotide sequence above comes from Cryptomeria japonica chromosome 11, Sugi_1.0, whole genome shotgun sequence. Encoded proteins:
- the LOC131049481 gene encoding uncharacterized protein LOC131049481, translated to MRMKDDEKVAEYFLRIDEVVNGMRGLSEEVDEFTVVKKVIRTLLPKYETKVSALEEKKNFNKLTLDNLQGTLTAFEMRTNKADNASSLLKESAFKTEKKEDVISESELSDSLEALLVRKLKKKYRSKLPLKYFACGKAGHFAAQCPHAEQNNDDDQNEKHYKKKAFSPKKKFNFNNFKKKKSLFNKEDYDDESDDSLSDEGETLFMAEIDSSKTASSKMVSKLNSQSDSENCEINLEGELLCALQEIKKLKKLISSQEKSSDNLTISLQTELDDSKRVIGNLKSVGILCRQNKSTAEKVWRPKQIQNIEQPLLVQTAFLPNKKSLWVVDSGFSNHMTGDKDKFLKLEDYAGGCVKFGDNSRIQIKGRGFVLLNDDTPLHDVYYVEGLKHNCSVSVKFVIVDTMSHSTHKVVQSKPSLVKQLQQD